From the Lactuca sativa cultivar Salinas chromosome 9, Lsat_Salinas_v11, whole genome shotgun sequence genome, the window AATACTAATTTGTTCTTTAAGGAGTTTGTCTTGTACAGACTCTCAAGCGTGAACCATAGAGGCATTTTCTTAATCTGCGAGTTCATAAATCATCTCATCAGCTAAGGACAGTAAGATGGCAGGCTGAACTTAGTCATATTGCTAGGTGAAGTCTGATTCAAACATGCCTCTTGGTCGGTTTTGAGCATCTTGTCAATGTTATTGCCAAAAGTATAGACAAATAAATTTATCATAGCAGCCATGCCATCTGACCACAACCACTCACTGATCTTTGATGATGGGGAATTCGATAAACAAATACTATCATCTTCACGGTGCTGCAGGAAAAGCGCAGCATTTAAAAGAATACCAATCCCAGACATGTACAGCTAGATTGTACCGAGTCCAAAGTGTTTTGAAGTTGACGAATCACATAAGGACATTTGCCTTGCGAATAGCATTTATGTATGTCTCTTGATTTTTTTGACACAACTGTGGACTGAAGTATTTATCGGATTCTGTAAACCTATTCAATTTGATGATTAAATTTAGTGTTTTGGTGGAGTGAAGGGCCTGATGCACCATGGTGAAATAGATCCCACTGCAGGAACAATGTGTGCAATTACTTGAGTGACAAATTAGTGTTCATTTTCCAttccttttccttccaaattGATTGATTATAGAAAAGGGTGATATTTGTTCATGATTTGTTTTCAGCTTATAAATTGAAAACCTTTAATTTATGGATCCTGGTTCGTGACATTAATTGCTACCAGCAACATTTTGTATACAAAAATAATCACATTCTGTAATCAatattttaatgaaatacatgtaTAAATGACCACATTATATATTTAACTctgaaaacaaataaataatcatCCAAACATCATCAGCATTCCACAGAGATCTAGGTACTAAAAGTAGCACTTGTAAGGTGAATCAATAGACATCTAGCTTTGCAAAAAGCATTACTTTATGGATGGGTAACGGAAGGGATAGGAAAATCCTTAGGCAACTCTGGCAATGTGGGCTTCGGAATGACGGGAAACGTGGGCTTTGGAAACTCAGGAACCACAGCAGGCTTTGGAACTACAGGAACATCAGGTTTTGGAACCTCAGGTAGCTCAGGCTTTGGAAGCACGGGAAGCTCAGGCTTTGGAAGAACAGGAATCTCAGGCTTTGGAACGACGGGAACCTCAGGCTTAGGAACGACCGGAAGCTCAGGCTTTGGAAGCTCAGGTTTAGGAAGTACGGGAATCTCAGGCTTAGGAATGACAGAAAGCTCAGGCTTAGGAAGCACCGGAAGCTCAGGCTTAGGAACCACGGGAAGCTCAGGGATCTCTGCAAGTTTACATGCCTCAGCAATGATGTTCCCGCTAAATGATGCTAAGCTGACAGAAAAAAGAATCAGGATTACGGAATTTAGGTGAGAACGTCCCATGGTGTTGCAAAAGGTAGAGGGCCACGAAGAGGGGCACCACTCACCACCAAAGGGAACGAAGAATCGAACCCATGCCAATCCAAGGAAAATCCCCCAAATGTGCTCAGCCAAGAGTAGAACTCTTGACCTCACCCACTGAGGCCTATAACCCAGGATGCATCACAACCAGTTAGGCTGGTGATCACTtgcatttgtttatttatttgacAAATGAAACATAGTAGGTTCTTCATAATTATGTAAAAAGTCGTAGGTTATAAATTTTAGTTATTGATAGTAAAAGTGGAAAATATAAACAGAATTTCTGTAATTCGGTAAAATAAATTATATCCTTATTATTAATTTGCTTGGAAGATAAGAATTCAAAGATCCACCTTAACTTAATTTCCTAGTGCACATTATTGACCAATCCAAAACAATTAAATTTTGGGCAGGTAGACAAGAAAATATATCTAGTACCAATATGAATATTTAGGAAAGCAggtaaaataatttttttccaaACCAAAATTTCACCAATTAACACATAAAATTCAAGCTTCAACTGGCTTTACATTCATtagaaattcaattttttttctatGAACTAGAACTAACGAGGAGCTTGATTTACAAAGTGATGCACGGCGGTCAAGAATGCCTAAGATTATACCGCCAACCATTCTATACCGCCAACCATTCTGGTGGATAGATCTACCAAATTTGGAGAAGTTCAAGATTCCAAAGAAAAGAGAAAAACCATACCTCACTTGCTAAATTGGCATTGATCATTTACTTActcatttattatttattttataagcaTTCGAGTAGTAAAATATTCGGTTCTTGCCCAAAATTTATAGAATGTAGATACATGAATTGGTTGAGTAATAAAATGTATATGAAATGATACATTGAAATTTCTTTGGCAACCGAGTTTATGTAAATGATTAAGTATTGCCCCGGTCCCAAAAGGTGGTTAATACAATTAGGTACACATGTCAAAAATAATTAGAGTGTTGAAATAAGGAAGTTATGCATGGTATAAGAATGGGTATCACCGATAACAATCGGGTCCGATTTGACCAATAGTGAACCCCGAAGTGCCTTTCATAAGTCGAATAGTTGCCTAGGAAGCGCTCATATAGACATATGTCTAGCTTGACTCAATATTGGTTAGAGCCATGTTCTAGAGTTTTTCTAAGGGAGAGGAACGGAAAGAAAGGGAAGTTGCCTTTCCTTCCCGTTCCTTTCCCTTACATTCATCCTAAATGGGCTCGAGAGGAAAGATTTCATGAAAAATTAGTCTTTTCTTCCCCTACCAATCCTTCATTTCCTTCCCTTTGCTCCTTAAAGCCTAGTTAAGGAGCTCCACTTAAGGAAGGAAAGGAACAAAAGTTGAACGAAACTGAAAGAAtagaagagaaaaaaaaattcttatttttttttaagtaaGTGGGAAGGAAATAAAGGATCTTGGTGGATAATTGTCCTTGAAAATTTTCCTTCCAAATTAGAGAGATTTGGAGAGAAAGAATCAAGTTCTTATACGTATATTTTATTTTGACATATTTTTTGTTCAACCCTACTATAAAAGAGTTAACATCATGTTATCTAAGCCTCTATATCATTTTCATGCCATCTACTAGAGAAGATATGGAAACAAGATTATATGTTGAAGCTACAATAAGAATTGGAGGGCATTCATAATGTATTTCACGTATGCTACGTGACGAAGTTGAAGGCTGGTGAGGTAGATACTAAAAGAAAAGACTCATTTAGGAACCAAATGAAATTGTGGATGGAAAGACTATGAAATTGAGAAGAAAGATGAAAGATATTGTACTGGTTGAATGGAGACTTCCCACTCGTGCAAATCTCACTTGAGAAACAAAATATGATATGAAGAAAAGATACCCACAAATTTTTCAAAATGTTGCGATTCCGAGGACCGAATCATCGTAAGATGGAGGTaattgtaacactttacttttagggatatatatatatatatatatatatatatatatatatatatatatatatatatatatatatatatatatatatattgaactataaatctaaataaaataaatataaaaataatcgaTTGAAATATCAACATAATAATAATGTTTAATTTGAGTACAAGGAAATTCTTAGAAGATTAAAATGTTGTATTCAAATATTTTAATAGTACATTAGTAGTTTGAAGGCTAAAGAATAAAGATTTAAATGGTTTATAGTAATGCAAGTGAAGAGGTGAAGAGGTGTAAGAAGAATCCTTGTGCAAGTGAAGTGCTAGTGTCTATACAACTAAGGTGAATTTATTCGAGCACATGTCCTATAAACATACTTTATAAATCTTTGGTATTTTTCTTAAACTTGATTCTATGTGTTGTATAGTACTTGTTGCATGATTTCTAAAAGCATTTTGTGAGCATCCTATATGTACATTACATATTAGGATAGGTTGGGCTTGAAGTGACACTAGCCATGTATATTATACAGCAAATGTAACAAATTGGACGGGAAATGGAAAAAATCAGACTAGAACCCGAAAAACCCACAAACCAAATAAGACATAAATTAAGAATCGAAAAGTAGATCGAATACAACTAATCGGTTCAAACCTGGTTCAGCTGTACTAAGAAATGTGCTATTTAAGAAAGTGTTCGAAACGGAACCGCACCAGAACTAAAACCGAGAAAACAGAAGTGGAATAAGTCAATAAATAAGAACCGAGAACCCAACCAAATACTACTAACCAGTTCCAACCGGTTCGTGTCCGGTTCTGATTGGTTTTTCAGTTAGAAAGCCCATCCCTAGGTGATTCCAGGGTACCAAAATCTATTATTAAGTGTTGTGACTAGTTTTATTTATGGATATTAATCACCACTATGCGTAAAGTGGTTTGATACCCTTTGAGTGGGCATGTTCAATGGTCCACAAGTCAAGTAGTATGTTATTACGTTGGTAGGGTTGTACATGGTCGGTTGTGTACTTTCCACGTAGCCATGTATGAATGATACCATGTTATGTAGGGTGGATTGTATAACTGATACGATGTTATGTGGACGTACAAACCTTGTAGTATATTGTCGGATGGACATGGAAATTGGGTTTAGGATCTTAGGCATTGCATTTCTACTAATGTTGTGAAACTAATATGCTGATATGTTTTACAAAGTCAATGATATTACTTTGAACCTGTTATAAGGTATTGGGATGTTTTCTTGATTTAAACTATTTTGTAGGTTCAACTGAAGTATAGATGACCGTCATCATcatttactcttgaagagttgCACTCCGATATTCTCACGAGACATTCTCATGCCTTACGCTATATTTTGACGTGTTAGAGATGAAAGCTGCTTGGTTATAAAGAAGATGATATAGATGTAATATCTTACTTTCAATTTTGTTTTGAGATCCATTGTAATATCCTCGCTATGTTTTAAACTAAATTTGAATTGGTACGAAATGCATATCAGCACTTCGGATGAAAACTTTATTTTAAGACCATTTTAAAATCACCGCATGGGAGTGATGTTTTACCTACTATTGGCTATAGAGGGTGTTTCCTTAAGCTTTGCGGCAACTTGGAGTAACTCGTCAAAATGGTCCTTCAAGAATATTACCTTCTTCATTCATAAATAGAATAACCGCTGCTTCAATAGAAATTTGTTCATTTAGGAATTTGTCTTGTACAGACTCTCGAGCGTTAACCATACATACATTTTCTTCATCTACGACTTCATAAATCATCTCATCAGCTAAGGACAGCAAGATGGCAGACTGAGCCTTGTCATATTGTGGGGTGAAATTCGATTCAAACATGCCCCTCGGTCGGTTTTGAGCATCTTGTCAACGTTACTGTTAAAAGTATAGACACATAAATTTATCATAGCAGCCATGCCGATTGACCTCGACCTCCCACTGATCTTTAATAATGGGGAATTCGATAAACAAATACTATTCTCTTTATAGGGCTGCCGGAAAAGGGCAGCATTTAAAGGAATAGCAATCCCAGACACATCTAGATTGTATTAAGTCCAAAGTCTTTTGAGGTTGATGAATCACATAAGGACATTTACCTTGCCAATAACATTTATACATGTAGACTTGCCTCTGTTGGAGCTACAATAAGAATTGGAGGCCATTGATAATGTATTTCACGTATGCTACCTGACGAAGTTGAAGGGTGATGAGGTAGATACTAGAAGAAAATACTCAATTAGGAACTATCGAAAATTGTGGATGGAAAGACTATGAGATTGAAAAGAAAGATGATAAATATTGTACTGGTCGAATGGAGACTTCCCACCTGTGCAAATCTTACTTGGGAAACGAAATATGATATGAAAAAAAGATACCCACAActactttttcaagaacttgcaATTCCGAGGATCGAATCGTCCTAAGATGAAGGTAATTGTAACAATTTACTTTTAGGGATATTTTTTTAtctaaataataattataataatgttTAATTTGAATACAAGGAAATTCTTAGAAGATTAAAATGTTGTATTCAAATATTTTAATAGTTTATTAGTAGTGTGAAGGCGGGGGGTATCATAGCGTCACCCTAAGCGATATAATAATATGATTAATGAAGAGTAAAGATTTAAATGATTTATAGTAATGACAAATTAAAAAAGCATTATgtatgaattttaaaagttaataatTGTCAACATGTGTATTGTAGGTGAAGAGGTGTAAGAAAAATCGTAGTGCAAGTGAAGTGGTAGTGTCTATACAACGAAGGTGAATTTATTTGAGCACATGTACTATAAACATACTTTATAACTCTTTGGCATTTTTCTTAAACTTGATTCTATTTTTTGCATAGTACTTGGTGCATCATGAAAACCTATTTTGAAAAGATATATAATTAacttgtgttgaatgattaagtATTTTGTGAGCATCCTATATGTGCATTTCATATTAGGATAGGTTGGGCTTGAAGTGACACTAGGCATTTATATTGGACCGCAAATGTAACAAATTGGACCGAAAATGGAACAAAACGAACCAGTACCCGAAAAACCCACAAACCAAATAAGACATAAATTAAGAACCAAAAACCGGATCGTATACAACTAATCGGTTCAAACCGGTTCAGTTGTAATAAGAAATGTGCTATTTAAGAAAGTGTTCGAAATAGAACAGGACCACAactaaaaccaaaaaaaatagaAGTGGAATAAGTCGTAAACTAAGAACCAAGAACCCGACCAAATACTACTAACCAGTTCCAATCGGTTCGCGTCCGGTTCCGGATTGGTTTTTCGGTTAAAAAGCC encodes:
- the LOC111899066 gene encoding protein PELPK1-like translates to MGRSHLNSVILILFSVSLASFSGNIIAEACKLAEIPELPVVPKPELPVLPKPELSVIPKPEIPVLPKPELPKPELPVVPKPEVPVVPKPEIPVLPKPELPVLPKPELPEVPKPDVPVVPKPAVVPEFPKPTFPVIPKPTLPELPKDFPIPSVTHP